The Dermacentor silvarum isolate Dsil-2018 chromosome 7, BIME_Dsil_1.4, whole genome shotgun sequence genomic sequence TAACCCTCCAACGCCCTATTACGGGGGATCTTCTGGTTGCCGGGAGTTGTTACCAGATGGAGTGTGACCGGCTTCAGTCTGTACACAGTTTTTAATCTTGCGCTCGGGCGGAGTCATTGCGTACAACTTTTGCAACGAAAGATCCAACTGCATCAAGCTACATGCGTCtccctcctcctccaccttcaaGAAGTTGATGTGGACACAATAAATTAAATACACTGGAATAATACTCAGACAAATTAACGGAAGACTGCATGCAATGCTTTACCAACTTTAAACTCATGGACACAAAAGCATGTTACTACGTCACGGCGGAAACATGCAATTGTGCAACTGAATAATCTTTATTCCTGAGTGAACATTAAGATGACACCTATATCGAAAATTTGTAATGCCATATATGCGGGCATGATGTATATTCCTGTGTGCGAAGGTCCAATGAGCTCAGGTATATTCCCAAAGCCACAATACGTGGGTATCTTAAAAAGTAAGATTGATGCCTCTGTTATAGGAATCGGTACAacgcgaaagtgaaacgtgtcttcacagaagctgttgaatgtttgcttcgtgaactgaaggtccgctgcagcaaaaggcgcatgatttgcgggccggcgatcATGTTGCAGGTTTGGTGGGTGCgcggcgtccagctgccgagtcgcttcagCGAGCGGTACGAGCATTTTTGTCCGACTCAGttgtgtcttgggcagccagttctGTTGTGACGTGCTCAGCtttaggaatgcgagtggcaCATTTCGCTTGGAGATTAacaagaaacttggaggttaacaaataatctcgataacaagttaaggaccacacaaagagcgatggaacgaaaaatgttaggcctaatttAAGGAGACAGGAAGAGGACGGCGTGGATCCGAGAGCAAATGGGAATAGCTGATgttctagatgacattaagagttaaaaatggagctggacaggccatgtaatgcgtaggatggataaccggtggactattagagttacagagtgaaagcgtgcgtcccccacgcgctttcactcgcgcatacgccGCGCGACGgtgatcttatcgcccttgggctttatgcggaacctcacagtgacggcgacgacgacggcgacggcagcgccaacggcagaaatctgtttgaagtgtccatgtaattgctatcgcagtgaaatgaagctgggcaggccatgtaatgcgtagattGGATAagcgatggaccattagagttacagaaagtgtaccaagagaagggaagcgcactcgaggacggcagaaaactaggtgggaggatgaagttaggaaatttgcaggcgcaagttcgaatcagctagcgcaagacaggggtaattggagatcgcaaggagagcccttcgtcctgcagtggacataaacataggccgAGGATGACGATGATAACATACGACTGACTAGTATTTTTTTTCGAATGATATGGCACGTATTTTTGTAAGAGGTGTGAGGTGGAGTTGCATTAATAGTCCTGGCTCTGGGAAATGCGCATTCTTAAGCTGCTTCTTTTCGATGTATTTAATATAGAGGCTGGACATACAGCGACATCACCGCCAGGTTCCGGAGAAGCTGGGCCTGAAACTTCTCCGCGAGTCACTGCTGGTAAGTGCTTTTGATACATTACTTTCGTTGAGTGTATGGCTTCCACTAGCGCCATATTACTTTTTTGGGTTATTTCTGCTTTCACAATGAGAATACGTACGATTGAATTTGCTTAGAAGAAGAACTTGACACAAAGTGAACAACGTTGCGCGTTTTCGAGAGCCCGTCAACTCAGGTGGCTCGCTAATAATCCTCCAACTCCGTATAACGGATGGGATCTTTCGGTTACCGAGAGTTGTTACCAGAAGGAGTGAGACCGGCTTCAGACTGTAAACAGTTTTCAAGGTGGCGCTCTGGCGGTGTAGTTGCGTGCAACGTTTGCAAGCAAAGGTCCATCTGCAGCAAGCTAAATGCTTCTTCCTGCTTCTCCTCCACTTAAAGAAGAATGCTGGTAAAATATATAAAGGTATGCTGATATATTTATGAAGCTATAGACACTGTCCTAACGAAATCAGTTCGAGAAATTCTCGCAGATATTACGCATGTCTTTATAAGGGACCATAATGATTCGGCGGCGGCCGAGCGTGGCCGCGCGGGCTCTATCTTGCAAGCAATTGGTGATGgagacagagtgcgccgagtgatGAAAGCGTCGTGTGcgccgtgttctcgccgcttagccTACGCAGAAGTGAGAGGCATCAAGAAGGTCAATCCGCTCGTtcctgcagccgcgcttcctcacgccagcgttttaacagcgtgtccgcggtcatcgagtgggatgtgttcatgaTTGTTTGTCTGCGCGTAACAGCATGCTTTAAATATAattactaagcgaatgtttacaagtcttAACGGTCGAGAAAACttatatccttacttcgtatacacttctaataatttgctatcgaaatcaagacttcgcctttcgggagaaacgaCGACTTTGTCTTTAACTATTGCTCCGCCCAAGTCATATTATAGAGTAAGTCTTTATGACCGCCATGCTCGTTTGCTTTTCTTTAATACACAAATGCTTTTACTGCAATTTTGTTCAAACATGTAATATTTTATGTAACCATATAAAAACATATTTTTCCATAGCAGTGATCACTACATAGTTGCAAGGAATAGCTAACTTGTATATAGAGCACAAAAAATGACTTTGCAAGAGCACTCATCAAAATTTAGCATTACATGGATTTATCGCATGGCGGCTTTCATTTGGCTTGAACTTAGAATGGGGCTAATGCAAGTGCGATGCAACGTACGATTGATTTTCTTATTGTTTAGGTATGGCGATGTCAGGAAATTGAATGGGTGACCTTCAGTACCTGGATAAAGAGAGACCAAGCAAATGCGTTGCAGTCAAATAGTTCGGTAAAATTATTTCCTGAATTTCCAAAGAGGTAGACCTTCTCAATTGAATTAAACAAAATATTACAATTATAAATGAATCTCTATTGTTTTGCTTGTAGGCACACGTAGAAAACTACGGAAATCATGGCACTTTCTATGGCATCTATGATGCATCAGAAGGGCGATTCTGTTTGAAAATTCTGATTTCATGTGTCATACATTCAAAAACGTGCGTATAAATGTAAAACGAGTAAAAGAGGACAATTTATCTCTCCCAAGAGAGTCCTTTTCACATAAACGTTTGTGGTACGCCCGATGATGCTTTCTGACATAGACAGCCCAAGAGATTTTTGGGTCAGGCAAAAGCAAACCGAAAATACAGTGACGAAAACATTAGAAATTTCAAGAAAAGTATTGTTTGATTTCACTGACTAATTCTCCAGCTGCGCCTACGTATTTAGATATTTGCGACTAAACGCGGTCTTCATCATAAAATGGCAATTTTGAATCTCCAAATAGTCGCGAGCGCCTAATAAACATCCCATTTTTTTGCTGTGGTCTCATGGTAAACGACATTCAAAATAGTCATTGACATAAAGGCATTGTAAGATTGAAGTAGGAATAAATAGTGGAACTTAATCATGCTCGTCTAATAACGTGTACGAAGGACTATTTTTCGCATAGCATGACAAACACATTTGGCAAGAAGTATCGGCATCACGTTCCATCCAAATGTTTTCACATTTTTTCTTGCAAATATTTTGTAACTTTGAAAGCTTAACACAGAGTCACTGTCTCTTATAGAGTCTGGTGGAACTGCCGGCACATCTGTCAATTCGTCTCCAGGCACAGAGCATGAAGCTACGACGGTTCCGGCCACAACTGAGGGTAAGAGGCTGTCATCATTCTTGTTCGAGAGAAAGACATTCAGCCAAACACATCTTTTGTTGGTATGTGCAATTTtgtgtgaaaataaaaaaatactttgcAGCAGTAACAATGCCAGTGACGCGAAATATTGCGGCTGGAGATATCACATAATTTTTGAAATAGCATGTTACAAGCTAGCTACTAAACCTCTAATTCACAACGCATTATACGTCACGCCTGAGTTTTTTCCTTAAACTGCCAATTTAGGAGCGGGAACCTTCAGCGAAGCGCATAGTTGTTTTCGGACTTGTGAAAGTAGAGTTCCGACCCCGTAGCAATCAACAAACCTATACCACTATTGCCACGCGGTCATCATCACGCTCTCATTTTAatatcgtcatcacttcagtaaaaTCATCCTAATGTTGTCATGCCGCCGTTCTCATAGCGCCTTCGTTGTTCCATTGACGTTAATTCTTTTTCATCAATTTAATACAATATGCGCTCCTCATTCACTTGCGAATATGCAGCCATTCTTTTGTCGTCATTGTCTTTGCGTCGTTGTTAGTCAGTCGCTATGATATATTGACTGTCATACCAtggtcgtcatgccattgtcgtctaGTAATCGTCGCCCCCCGAACTTCGTCATCGAACCCTCGTCATCGCACCGTCCTCAAACCATCGCTGTCATCCGGCTTTCTGACGCAGTCGTCATTACGCCATTTTTGTGGTACACTCGTCATCATCTCATTTCCTCATAGCATACTTACTGCATCGTCGTCAgggcgtcgtcgtcatacagtctaTATAATGCAACCGTTGCCACACCAATGTCTTCATCTCATTGTGGTCTTGCCATCTTTGTTATTGCAGGCACTTCATCATCCGGTAGTCATCAACCCGTCATCGTCATGaacaccatcgtcgtcatacacttgTCGTAATCCCGTTATCCTCAAGTCGTCGACACAATACTGTTGTCGTTATACAATCGTGTTTACTTATACAGCATCGtctcattgtcatcatgccgtaGTCGTCATACTGCACTTGTTGTTCCATAGAAGTCTTACATTCTTCCTTATTCAATCGTCGTCACTGCGTAGGCGTTGTACAGTCGTAGTCATGCCATCGTGCAGTGCACGAGCAACTTTGGCAAGTGAGCGCCACGGCAAAGTGGGACGATAAAGGAGTATATCGCTTATAGCCGAAGCAACAGAAGTTGCTGAATGACAACTGCTGATCTTAAATACACGTCACTTTAGAAATACAGTGTGTCACTAAATTGCTCAAGTGCTAATCCAATTTTCCCCGACAGgaatcgtgagatgagttctgctgtAAAGGTTTTTCCCCGTAAGTGTAATCACCATATTTTAGAAAGGAACAGTTCGGTTTTACAGAGCCAGAAACAGCTATGTATTGCAAAAGCACTCATCAGTAATCACGTCACATGAAATAATGAATCGTAGTCTTCATTTCGGTTTAAACTTATGATGTTACTATTTGGAAAAAAAACATCCAGATTTTACACGTTTAATTTTCCTATTGTTTAGATATAGCGATGTCAGAAAAATGTAAACGATCTTGAGCGCATGAATAAACAGAGTAAGCGTACGTGTGGCAATGAAATAGTTCCGTACAATTTCTTTTCCTCGAGTTATAAGGATATAGACGTTCTCGATtgaattgaaagaaaaaaaaactatttttaatGGAGCTTTACTGCTTTTAATTGCAGGCACGTGTGGAATACTAAGGAAACCATGGCATTTTCTATTGCATCAAAGATGCATAAGAAGCATTGTAGGTGTAACCTCAAGTTTTGCATTGACATGCAATAAAAATAACCGTATGGAAATCAGAAGAGTAAAAATGGGTGATTCCGCTCTTCCAGGAGAGTCCTTTTCACATAAATGATGTTGGTACGCCCGACgacgctatctctctctctcctgatatacataaatatatgtatatatatatatatatatatatatatatatatagtttgcaTAACTCGAGAAACACAATTCACAGGATGAATGGACAGCAAGTTCCATTTATGGTTTCATATTTTATCCTGCAATTATTTCATAACTGATAATGTTTAACACGCATTATTTGTCTAATGTAGCGACTGGTGCAGCTGCCGGAATATCTGTCACTGAGACTACAGGGCATACAGCTGCGACGGGGACAACAACACATGTGGGTAAGGGACTGTCACTACTCTCGTTTAGGAAAAGTAACACTCAGGCAAACACGTGTTTTATTTATATGTGCAATTTTtatcgaaaaataaaaaaatgcattgCATTAAGAACTAATTTAGCCTACGCGAAATACCGCTGTTGAAGATATCGTATATTGTTCAAAGTCAGAATATTACAATCAAGTGAACAACTCTCTGATTCTCAAAAGTATCTTACGCTACGCCTGTATTCGATTCCTTCACGTGCTTATTTAAGAGCGGCTGACCTAACGCAAAGCACATAGTTGTGTTTCTGATATGCAGGAGTGGAGCCccgactgcaaaaaaaaaaaaactataaataaTGTTATACGTTTATACAGTGTGTATAGCCGCCTGCATACTTGCTTTGCGAATTTGCTGCTTGCACCCTAAAAACACATCCAATCATGTCTACATGTGTCAAGTATACCTGTAAAGTGCATATTCATATGGCCATAGATTTAGGTAGGACAGACAGGGTGACAACCAAAACAGAACAATAAAAGCTCCGTAAAACCACTGCAGTGCCTATGTCAAACTGTTTGGAAACGAATTTTTGTTTGCGCGGCTCTCATTAGTGCATCTCTGTAAGAAGCATCTCCAGCTTGTGGTAATCTATCAAGTGCTCCACCAGAAGATTACACCTACAGACACAGCCTTGCTGAATATTTTTATCAATTCAAGACGATTACTGATATTCAATCATTGGTACATACTTTTTCAGACcagtaccattttttttttcttttttgtaagccTAGAAGAATACCGGTCCATTTGCATCAGCATAAATTTTAGATTGTTTAAAAGTTAAATTATGATTACGTCACATATAACTGCGTCAGTTTAGAACAAACGGTCAGCATACGCGCTACCATACAATACTATTACGTTCTTCCTTGCCCAGAGCCTTTGTTTCTCctaatattgacacgtgtacttatttatcctttccTCGGGGATTGCATTTCCCCGCTAACAACTTAAATTTCAACGCTGAGCGCAAGAAGCGTCTGCACATTGGAACTTCCTCGAATGTTATTCTTGATTCAACCTATTGTGCATGTTCTAGGCGAactttgtgtaatcagattgtatacgtgacacgaattgtgtagtactttctggaaggcacgcgataccaacgattacgctggaaccttcgtcGAATCCTGTAGAAGAAGCGGACGCGCAGAAGCGGACGCGCTCGACGCGCAGATGagatttttgacgatcgccgactgcgctcgccgctgtcgttgtaCTTGACTgttgcttgttttttgtttttttttttttttttgggggggggggggggggcgggcacAGGTTCACTAAATAAAGGGTTACCTTCATGATTCAAAGTTTTCGCTACTGTGTTGGTCATCGTCACTACAACGTGCCAATATCAATCACGTGGAAAAATGAACAGCATATTTATTGGCTGCGACAAATGCGGCTTACTATTTTTGCAGACTGTACCTTTAGATAGCCACCTAAAGTGCTTTCGGTGGCAATCCAAGTTTCAGAGACAAATTGCCCTGTCGTTGCTGAGGTGCAACTTCGGGCCTTTGTTGTGCGCTACAAAAGAGTAAAACTGATTTTCTCCGGGATTAAAAGGGCCATGCGACCACAATGTACTGGCAATGTTTTGCTTCACAACGCGTTTCGGGTCTCATCCCGAGGTGAATAGAAAAATAATTATGAATATTGACGCGGCCAAGCAAACGTTGTTGAAGTCACCTCAAGATATCACCAAACTACAGAAAGACCTTTCCCATTTCACTTACCCATCGatgaatttattttcattttcatttctttcttggtagtttcttgctacgcaccacgaattacggctggcttaaacagcttcgctgttaaaaagcatGCATGAGgtggtcaaaaatgaaggtgatgttggttgtgttttttgactccACAGGCATTGttcatcaggaatttgtgccacatggtcagagggtaaacaaagaagtttaccagggaatcctagcacgtttgagagatttTGTGCGCAGTAAGACGCCTGAATTGTGGGAAGATCAGGCTTGGATgatgcatcatgacaatgccttGGCTCACGCCTCACTGCTTCTCCGCAGCTACTTAGCCAAACGCCACACTCTTGTTGCGGGTTACCGCAACGCAAGTTGCGGGTTACCCAAAGCAAGTTGCTCAAAAGCAACTTTGGTTTGGGGGGCTCACAAATTGCTCAGATTGTATATTTTATGTtctaataataaagaatgaatgaatgaatgaattgttGTGCCCCAgccaccatattctccggacctagtcccagcagacttttttctattccccaagctgaaaaccaccttgaaaggacgtttCCGAACCGTCGAGGAGATTCAGggcaatgcgagaagagacctgcgcgccattccagaaagtgcgtttcAGGAGGCTTTccgaaaatggaagaaaagatgggaagagtgaATCGCCAGTAGAGGGGAACTACTTTGAAGGAGACAGCACTTGAAATGTAACATAAGCAGTGAAGGtcttatagcaaaagttcggtttctttttgaacacacctcgtattttAAAATCTGTTTATTTTGGACCTCTTATTTTGAATCGTCCAAGTTTGTCCTTTGCGaagacaacaaagaaaaaaaacaaattttaaattTGATTCTGTCATTATAGAGCACGGCGAAACAGGTCTGACACCATCAACGGGCACGGCAGGCACAGATCATGCAGCTACGTCAAATACGACAACAACGGCAGGTAAGAGTGATTTCCAATCTAGCTTCCACAATAAATCTCTACGAAACAGATATTTTCTTTACAGTTGTTATTTTTGGAAGAAAGGTAAAAAAGTAGCTTAGGAAGCGAATGTCCTGGTCGCCAAACACTCAtacagcaactgcgtactttcaGCGGTCGCGCACGGTGTCGCGCGcagtatattgaaagcgatctgcagactgctcatacctttgtgcgcgcTTTGTTTTCGCCGCTccgtttacgttgaagcgatacacagcacgaaggtcacttcgacCACTCCTGCTCTCCCGTGTGCTCACGCCATTGTATTGACAGCGAGAGTCCGCGGTCATCGggcgtgatgtgttcatgtttgcttgtgcgcgctcacaccatacttgttaattcagttagtaagggaTTGTTTCCCAGTTTATATGGTGGATAAAAATACTATCTTTACTTCATATATCTGCATAATATCATGTTAttgcaatagatgcttcgcctttcggatgaaactgcgacttcttttttacTAGTGTTCCGGACAGGACAAGTCTCTATTACGCAGCAAGTCTTTATGACCACAATGCACGGTTGCTTTGCTACAgtatttttctttattacacaAAAACTTTTACTGTGATGTCTTTTTTAATTACATCCGTCCACTGGCTTTATTTACTGTACGGAAGTTGGCCGGAAGATGGGCACTAAGAAGAACAGATTACCTTCCTGAAGAAATTCAGAAACTGAAGAAATGCAGCGCAGAGTTAAGCGGTGGCAGAACAAGCGCCGGTAGTCATTATTTACGTGTACCGCGTTTGAATAGCTGAGGAATAACTAAAACATTGTGTTCGAATTGAAGAGTTTGTTCTAAAAACAGAAAAATGAAAANNNNNNNNNNNNNNNNNNNNNNNNNNNNNNNNNNNNNNNNNNNNNNNNNNNNN encodes the following:
- the LOC125947095 gene encoding uncharacterized protein LOC125947095 is translated as MVMKQPTLTPLLEARVLLLRRRQQSHTRLDIQRHHRQVPEKLGLKLLRESLLSLVELPAHLSIRLQAQSMKLRRFRPQLRRLVQLPEYLSLRLQGIQLRRGQQHMWANFV